A genomic window from Silene latifolia isolate original U9 population chromosome Y, ASM4854445v1, whole genome shotgun sequence includes:
- the LOC141632476 gene encoding putative mitochondrial protein AtMg00860, translating into MVESDIVLEHVVSKRGIEVDRVKVEVIKTLPYPNNTRDVRSFLGHAGFYHRFIKDFSKTANLMRKLLHKDAEFIFDEECKVAFDTFKDKLITAPIIKAPNWELPLEIMTDAINYAIGAVLGQREGKSSHVI; encoded by the coding sequence ATGGTAGAGAGTGACATTGTGTTGGAACATGTGGTATCCAAAAGAGGGATTGAAGTGGATAGGGTAAAGGTAGAGGTCATCAAAACCTTGCCCTACCCCAATAATACTCGAGATGTGAGGTCGTTTCTTGGTCATGCGGGTTTTTACCATCgcttcataaaagatttttcgaagaCTGCTAACCTCATGCGTAAGTTGCTTCATAAGGATGCGGAATTTATATTTGATGAAGAGTGCAAGGTGGCATTTGACACTTTTAAGGATAAGCTAATCACCGCCCCCATTATTAAAGCTCCAAATTGGGAGCTCCCCCTTGAGATAATGACGGATGCTATTAACTATGCCATTGGGGCCGTTCTAGGCCAAAGG